The sequence below is a genomic window from Lodderomyces elongisporus chromosome 2, complete sequence.
TTACTGTATCCTTGAGATATTGGCACCGTGTCTGAGTGTTTCAAGCTTGGTGTTGAGCTCAAAGTGGAGCCCTTGGGTCGACCGCGTTTCTTTGGCTCGTCcctattttctttacttcctgtagcagcagcagcagtagcagaCCTCTTTAATTTTGGTTGGGTCGAGGTTGTTGCTGGAGTTGTTCTTGAGCGCTGCTGCTTCAAAAGTGGATCTCGCCGACTCAACATTGCTTGTCGTTTCTCTATATTCAATGCACTTGCATGATTGTGCTTTGGTGCTGGAGGTGGAGTTTCTGTTTCCCCTTCCACATAtcgaaattgaaatatagGTTTTAATACCTCGTAGACATCATAGTTTCTTGCAATGATCTCACCCAATTCTAATGGGACATAAGTTCCCTGATACTTACCATATCCTCCCTGCACTTTCTCGTGGATTCCGGTTTGTACATCCTTCTCCAAGATCCTTGTTCTCTTTGCCTTTGGTAATTTGGCAATCTTAAGTATATGCGTTGCATTTATCCAAGAGTCCAGTTTCCGTCGCATTATGGGGCCCTCCAGGGTGACAAATTCAAACACTGGAACATTGGAGTATTTGGCTGAGTATATCTGAGTATTTTCTGCCATCTTCAACGAAAAAggtacaacaacaaaaacgaaaaaaaaaaagataaaccGAAAAGGGAAGCAAGACAAAGCAAATCAATTCAAAGTAAAGAATATTAAAATAAGATGTTTTGGCAACAACTATgggatatatatatatatatatatgtgtgtgtgtatgtgtgtgtgtgtttgtgtgtgtgtgtttgtgtgtgtatgtggaGTCGGGTTTGAAAAACGTAGTGGTTATAGACAGAACTAAATGGTGATTTGTGTGGATTAATGATAGTAATACTCGTGTTGTTTATGACGAGTATTCAGCACGTGAATATCAGGTTTGGTCAGAGAGCAAATCCAGTTATTCTTTGACTTGAGTAAATTGATGATATTGAAAGATTATTTACTGATACAGAACCAATTGTAAAGTCGTTGGAGTAGTGGCGGATAACGTGGTGGATAACGTGGATGAGATTCGTAATATTAGGACATATAATGGTGCATGTAATGGAGAAATAAATCTTTTGGTGGAATTTTGtgtctgttttgtttattccGTGCGCATTTTTTCCCTTCTGCAAAATTTggcctttttttttttaatctttacTTTGATCTTTTACTATGttctttattgttgtttttaatgtttaatttcaagttttcgatataataataatatacaaaaaatagaatGAACAAGactgaaaagcaaaataacAAGTATGAATATCTGCTTGGAATAAAATAGTGATCAGAAAAAGTAccattttttgttctctttttttttttttctttgacaTGTTTGGTGAAGTCCAACTGTTGAAAGATTATTTACAACGTTTTTACAAAGGTTTTTGCAAGGTTTTTACAACGTCTTTGCAAGACAATTTGTGTAAATCACAACTTTTTTAATCTCTTTTTCTGCTATCGttgtcttcttcaatttagttgaaataaaattgttAATTTGAATAATTAATGCACTATGAAAGAATATATAATAATACGACGTTCAGTTATGTGTTGCTGCCGCCAAAAAGGGCATTGATAAGCCTAAAAACCACAAACATTACCACCATCATAAGGGCCATCACAAAATAAGTCAATGACTTGCCCAAGGCTCTCATTGAAGTGTTGTACGATGACTTATCCTCGGTCAATGGAATACTCACAACTCTCTCAGAAGCTTGGTAACAAACATCCCTTCGCTTGATTAATTGACAATCACCCAAGTCAATATCTCTCTTTAAAATTGCTTTACCTAGTAAAATCTCTGTGTAGCGTATCAATGCAGAATTAAACGTATTGAAAGCATGCAGCAAAAGTGTTGACTCTCTATCAATGAGGCTGGTTAACTGTTCAATGCTTATGATTTCTCTATGCAACTTGAGACTAAACTCCGTTGTAGATAAATGGTCAACATTGTAATCCCTATTCTGTATTGTCTGATTTACCCTCTTGAGCGATTGCTGGACTGCTGTTGTTTGTGGTCTCATGAGTGGGATGagtaattttttcaagttgGAAAATTcggaaaagaacaaatcgATGCAAACCAATGTTTTTGCGATTTGGTCGAAAACTGGGATAGACGATTTGAGAATAGTGTCACAGGATGGTTTAATGCTCTGTTCAAAGCTTTGTTCTTGCCATTGTTTGAGCTTTTCGGAGGGAAAAGACTTATCAGACAATAAAGAACCACCATCCAATACATTAAAGCTAGTGGTGCTAGTGGTGCTAGTGGTGCtagtggtgctggtggtgctggtggtgttactgTTGATTGTTACTGCCTCATTTAACACATTTTTGCCAAATACTTCATTGAAATCATGTTCTAATTGCAAAATACTATTTTTGCATCTATTAGTCATCATAGTGACATCATCGTATTGCGGTATCTTTTTGAGCAACGTGGAGTATATAGTCATGATATCGGTGTACAAATGCACAATCTTCTTCAATGTTATAAGGTATTTGATGATCGCACTATGTAGGCAATGTCGAAAAACTTGTGTGTGGGATAACACTAGGTTTTGGTCCGACTCCGATAGGGTTCGCGATAGAATTATGCTTCTTTTGCCTATTGTGTATGGCATGACAATAAGTAACTATGATGAACAACTGATGATTATACAAATAAGTTCTAGATAAGTTGTATAAATAGTTCTTTATACTGAATataaatctttttctttatcaataAAGGTGTCACCAATAATTATGGTCGTAAGAACAACTTGTGGCAGAAGTAGGAACAAGTAGTAGCTGAGTAAGGGAATAAAAGACTGAATGTAGgtgtttgaaaaagaaatgtgacttttcttttttttttaaaaaaaaaattcaaaagttaaaataaaaaagggcaaaaaaaataaacgtCACAAGGTTAATACCTTGATTTTAGTGGTGATCTTTATCGAGTTGGAGGAATAAACTAATTGGTGGAAGATAGGGTTTGAAGGTGATGATTTGAAAATCTTGAGATTTATCTCTCAGTCTCACTCGCTCGATCATATAAGTTGGTCTGGTATTTGTGACAATTTGACTGATGATGAGTCCCATTTGATACAGCAGCTTATACACATATTCATATTATTAATGTTATTATTAGTTTTGTGTCacctaaaaaaaaaattcgaTAGCAGTAACCAAGCAAGCAAATTTTTATGCGACTTTCATACGACTTTCATACGACATTTACTTAAAAGGTAACATCATATAATGCGTAACGCCATCTAGGACTATGAGCACTAAGACTATAACTAAAGCTATTTATACTAATGGAAATGCACACTAGTCAGTCGACATTTATTCTTAAAACACTCCAACTGTAAAATAGCTCACCTTTTATTAAAAACTAACTCTTTAAGAAGAATTCACTTCAAGGTGATGGCAATTTCAAAGTGGCAAGACTAACGACTTTCATTATTGCTTTATATGGTAGCActcttcctttcttcaAAATGTTTTCTCGTTCCTACTCTCCCtctttatcattttttttctctgttttttttcttctctgtTTGTCACGAAATTGTGGGATTGAATaatcatatatatatataataaaaaaagcaacaaatgtgacaaaaagaatgatAATGGCAAAGATGTCTTACTTGAACCCACTATAGCTACATCTAATTCCTTAACTAGATCGCTCTTCAATTGCTCATTTATTCCACTTTTAATTACCATTAGTGCCCACCCTCACTTTTTATCCAGCTCACTTGCACCtttgttctatttttatataaaccTGGTTTATTCAATGGGTGTATTTAGTATTTTTGGAAGCAATAGCCATGGTTTTGATCCAGAAAAATTCGAAAAAGAGTTAAACACCATTGCtgaaaacatcaacaaaacaaaacaacaactactttTACTATCATCAAATAAGCGAAGGACACTCCGCAGAATTGAGTTTCCAACCGCTGTTGTCTATATTTTAATCTTGTTCTATTcttatatatctatatcgAGAGATGTTATTGCGACAAATAGGATCCAATGGTTCATCAAGGGCCAAACAAAGTATAGTTTGGGCACTCTTATTGGATTCCCGGTAGTGCTGATTATAATAGTTAAACTAATCAGATTTGTTTACCAGTACTTGATAAATGGTaaagagaaacaattggttcttttgaagaagaagcataCGGCAAAGATTGaagaattaaagaaaatcacCAACTTCAATGCCACAAATGAATTACTTAATAAATATGGAGATGAAAAGATTGGAGGCCAAACACGTCTTTCCCCTCAGCAATTATtaaaacaacagcagcaacaacagcaacagcagcaacaacaacaacaacagcaaaatcaaaagcGGAAAGGCAAAAAGCTGTCAAAGTCTGAAGCTTTAAGAGCTCAGGCAttaaaagaattgaatttAAAAGATCCTTCTAGGAACATTGAAGGTGCCGCATTGGCACAGGATCCATCCATTAGCAAATCACCCGCATCGGTTACCTCATCTGCGCAATCAAGACCGGCATCACCTTCATTGGGAGAAACCAAAACTCGTCCACGTACATTGCAAGATAGATTATTGGATTTGCTCATAGGAACCGACAATTCCGAAGCAGTGGAAAATAGATACGCTTTGATTTGCTCTCATTGTTTTGCTCACAATGGATTGGCACCACCACATTGTGAAGATCCATCACTGGTGAAATATCAATGTTGGAAGTGTGGTCAATTGAATGGTAAAGGCGTGCTCTTTGCAGATCCACCACAACAAAttcagcaacaacattCTGATGAAAGCGGCATACAGACTCCAGGTGATTTTGAAAGCTCTGAATTGGCAGAGATCCTGGGGGATAAGAAAGCAGAAAAGAAGCAACAAGTCGAATCAAAGGATAGTTGGGAGCTGGACCTTGCAGAGAATGCAAAAGGCATAGCAGAggaatttgaaaacaatgaagaaaaaacaaatttgaaaaaaaaaataaagggtTAGAAAAGAGATAACTCAAGGAAGTAGCTGATCTTTCGAATAAAAATCAACAGTCAATCTTGTAATCCTTTATCAGTTTGCTTTCTATCTAATCATTTCGTGGTTATAAAGGAACTTTTGTGTctgtttatattttttgttttcgatAGTGCACTATAgtatattttgttttaaatGCTTGACTTTCTGTATCCTTTTcatgattttgtttcttcttattttttttttctctttccttcaTTGGTTTTTGATACTCCGTACTTTGGATCGTTTGCTTGAAACTATATACTATGTGTAgaaatttttattcttaaaTCCTTTTACTCTTGTTTGATAAtcttgaaaagaaattccATTCCAATGCAGCGGCATCCTTTGAGTTTGAATATATTGCTTTTTCCATAAAAATAATTTAATGGAAGAGATGCTACAAAATTACACTTGTTATAAATCATGCACTAAATTATCTAATTCAAAAACTCGTATAAAGTGTTGTCTTTTCtcaaagaaaggaagagagaaaaagaacaaaaaagaaaaaaaaaaaaaaactaagaTAATTCCATAAGAGCATTGACCATATCACCATCGTGTTTCTTCAAAGCTTTCACAGCAGAACCTCTTGAGACACGAGTTTGCTCCACAATCAAATCAATGTCCTTTGGGTTAATTCCGGTCTCATCGACTTCTTCATTGTCATCTTCTGCAGCATCGGCGTTAGATTCACCGCCTTGCAAGCTAgctttttccaaatcagCAGTGATTGCTTCTGGTGATTTGTCATCACCTGCAGCACCTgcatcagcagcagcttTTTGCAATGCCTCTTGTTGAGCTTGTTGTGCTTGAGCCTCGGCAATTCTTTGGTTCATGTCATCAACCTTAGCTTCACCAAAGACAACATAAGTACCTGCTTGTGATCTGTAAACTTCTGGAGCATCAATGGCGTAAATGAGGTTACCTCTTTGCTTGAATGTGACTCTCGAGATTCCTTTGATTTGTTTAAGACCGAGCTTCTTGATAAGTTCCTTTGCCTTTTTCTCATTCTTGTTTGGAACAATTGAGACGTCTGCACCTTGTGGGATTTCCTCGATTGACATGTTGTATAGTTTGGTATTTGCttgtaaatataaaaattggTCACTGGGGTGAATAGTT
It includes:
- the EGD2 gene encoding GAL4 enhancer protein — translated: MSIEEIPQGADVSIVPNKNEKKAKELIKKLGLKQIKGISRVTFKQRGNLIYAIDAPEVYRSQAGTYVVFGEAKVDDMNQRIAEAQAQQAQQEALQKAAADAGAAGDDKSPEAITADLEKASLQGGESNADAAEDDNEEVDETGINPKDIDLIVEQTRVSRGSAVKALKKHDGDMVNALMELS